One Aegilops tauschii subsp. strangulata cultivar AL8/78 chromosome 7, Aet v6.0, whole genome shotgun sequence genomic window carries:
- the LOC109772511 gene encoding histone H3.3: MARTKQTARKSTGGKAPRKQLATKAARKSAPTTGGVKKPHRYRPGTVALREIRKYQKSTELLIRKLPFQRLVREIAQDFKTDLRFQSHAVLALQEAAEAYLVGLFEDTNLCAIHAKRVTIMPKDIQLARRIRGERA, from the coding sequence ATGGCGCGTACGAAGCAGACCGCCCGGAAGTCTACCGGCGGCAAGGCGCCTCGCAAGCAGCTGGCCACCAAGGCGGCGAGGAAGTCGGCGCCGACCACCGGCGGCGTGAAGAAGCCCCACCGCTACAGGCCCGGCACGGTGGCGCTGCGTGAGATCCGCAAGTACCAGAAGAGCACGGAGCTGCTCATCCGCAAGCTGCCGTTCCAGCGCCTGGTGCGGGAGATCGCGCAGGACTTCAAGACGGACCTCCGGTTCCAGAGCCACGCCGTGCTGGCGCTCCAGGAGGCTGCCGAGGCGTATCTCGTCGGGCTCTTCGAGGACACCAACCTCTGCGCCATCCACGCCAAGCGAGTCACCATCATGCCCAAGGACATCCAGCTCGCCCGCCGCATCCGCGGGGAGCGCGCCTAG